A window of Mucilaginibacter robiniae genomic DNA:
GGAGCAAAATGTCTCATTTTTGGAAGTACTAAATATTTACAAAATGAAATTAGAGAATAAGACAGCCATAGTTACAGGGGCATCAATAGCCAAACGTTTTGCGGCAGAGGGTGCAAAGGTTGTTGTGAATTGTAATTACGGCGAAGAAGGCACAGAAAAAGTTGCGAATGTAATAACATGGCAGTAAAAATGAACGTTGCTAATGCATAGGAAATCAAATCGGTAATAGAGGAAGTAGGAGCCAATATGAAATAATCAAATTCAATCATACCCGATTCTCTAATCTGCACAATTTTAAATTTTGGCAGTTTACAACTGCAAAAACAATTATCGATTTTATACTCCAACGAACAAGTTACTTGGTGCCATATTGGGATATAATTTAATGCTGCAACGAAATTTTGTAGCAGAACGCTCACTTGTAGGTGCCGCTCATGGCATGTATCTTATCAACAAGTAAAAGGCACCTAACCAATCTCTGTAACACAATCGCACGCAACTGTACGCTTATGAACATACAAGATGGCAAAACGATCAACAAATACCTGAACATCAACACATTAATTAATTGGTACTATTTTACACCATCATAAGTTTAATAAGACAACGTTGTTATGGTTAGAAGTTACTTTAAAACTGCTTGGAGGAATTTATTTCGCAATAAATTTTATTCATTCATCCACATTATTGGGCTGACTACCGGGCTCACTGTTGGTGTATTGATTTTGCTTTGGGTACAGGACGAGTTAAGTTTTGATGGCTTTCATAAAAACGGCGGTAACATTTACCGTGTAGAGCTTTTTGGTGGCACAGGTGCCAGTAAACAGATCTGGGAAAGTACAGTAGCTGCTATAGGTCCGCAGGCTAAACAGGAGCTCACTGAGGTGCAGGAACAAGTGCGAATAACCCCAAATTGTTTTTTTTCTTTATATAAATACAAAGAAAAAGTTTTTGGTGAGCAAAACGTAACCTTCGCCGATCCTTCACTGTTCAAAATCTTTGATTTTCCGCTTGTGGAGGGCGATACCACAAAGCCTTTTGTAAATGATAATTCTGTTGTTATTACTAGGAAAACTGCGCAAAAATATTTTGGTACCGATGATGCTATTGGTAAAGCAATTTCTGCCGATGGTAAGGAGAACTTTACCGTAAGCGGAGTGATTAACGATTTTCCACTTAACTCGAGCATCAACTTTGATATGATTATGCCCATGAGTTACCAAGTTAAGCATCTGCTGGTAACCAATAAAGTAGATGTGAATACTGATTTCAGCAATTATGCTTATCAAACCTACGTGAGAATTGCACCGGGCACATCGTTAAAAAAGCTTTCGGCCGATTTGTTTAAGATTCACATCAAACACCGCGCGGATGATACCGATGTCGATTACCTCCTGCTACCTATCAACAAAATGCACCTGTATAATGCCGATGGTACTGATCATGGCATTCAGACAGTACACATCTTTACCATCATCGCCCTGGTAATTTTATTGATAGCCTGCATCAATTACGTAAACCTTTCCACAGCACGTTCATTGCTTCGCGCCAAAGAAATCAGTATGCGTAAGATCATCGGGGCAGCCAAATTGCAGCTGTTCATGCAGTTTCTGGCCGAGACATCTCTACTGTTCCTCATCGCCACCCTATTTGCATTGTTTGCCATTTATCTGTTGATGCCGGCATTTAACCAATTGGCTAGCAAACAACTAGAGTTCAATCTGCTCAATCCGCACATCTGGCTAATTATTATCATCACCGTAATCGTTACACTGGCCTTATCCAGCATCTACCCGGCTATGCTGCTATCCTCCTTTGAACCTTTAAAAGCACTGAGGGGTAAAGTAACTGGCAGCATTGGCGACGCTCTTTTCCGTAAAATACTGGTAGTGGTTCAGTTTACCTTTTCCGTAGTGCTTATCGTGAGCACTTTGGTCATCACCCAGCAACTCAAATACATCCAGACTAAAAATTTGGGATATGACCGAAGTCATGTTTTTAGTGTTTGGATGCGCGATGCCTCAAAGCATTATGATGCTATAAGGGCCGAACTCTTGAAGCAGCCCGGCGTAGAGGGTGTAA
This region includes:
- a CDS encoding ABC transporter permease, giving the protein MVRSYFKTAWRNLFRNKFYSFIHIIGLTTGLTVGVLILLWVQDELSFDGFHKNGGNIYRVELFGGTGASKQIWESTVAAIGPQAKQELTEVQEQVRITPNCFFSLYKYKEKVFGEQNVTFADPSLFKIFDFPLVEGDTTKPFVNDNSVVITRKTAQKYFGTDDAIGKAISADGKENFTVSGVINDFPLNSSINFDMIMPMSYQVKHLLVTNKVDVNTDFSNYAYQTYVRIAPGTSLKKLSADLFKIHIKHRADDTDVDYLLLPINKMHLYNADGTDHGIQTVHIFTIIALVILLIACINYVNLSTARSLLRAKEISMRKIIGAAKLQLFMQFLAETSLLFLIATLFALFAIYLLMPAFNQLASKQLEFNLLNPHIWLIIIITVIVTLALSSIYPAMLLSSFEPLKALRGKVTGSIGDALFRKILVVVQFTFSVVLIVSTLVITQQLKYIQTKNLGYDRSHVFSVWMRDASKHYDAIRAELLKQPGVEGVTRATGNIINSGLISGDNSWDGKAPGQTFILHLMGIDKDFTHFFNLKMQQGSSFSGAIADSAHFILNEAAVREIGIKNPIGKHFRFQKTNGTIIGVVRDFHFASLREKIAPAIFFYRPSTYQTLYIKTNIHNAASTIALAASQFKQYNGEFPFSYNFLDDMFNNLYQGEQREGTLFNYFAGMAILISCLGLLGLAAYTAQVRTREIGVRKVLGASVTGVIGLLAIDFIKLVLIAIVVASPLSLVRHEPLVGCVCLPSASSMDNLCIGCRHSHCYRFCYNQFPIHQSRACQSGKKFEERVADVLSISKSRFLPSISSLPI